The Streptomyces pratensis genomic interval GCGTTCGTGGAGAAGTACGGGGAACGGGGGTCCGTCCGCCTGGAGGAGCTGATCCACCCCCATCAGGGACTCGGGTATCCCGCGTCCTACCGGAACCCCCGGGTGAGCAGCAAGTCGCTCCAGGGCCACCCGACGGGTCGTTCCGACGACGCGGGGGAGCGCGCCCGCCATCTCGGTCAGCTCTGTCACGCGGGGCTGACGAGCGCCGACAAGGAAGTGGTCCTCACCGAACAGGACGTGAGACTCCTGGCGGTCGACTCGGCGGACAGGCCTCCCAGCTCGCTCGAACTCTGCTTCCAGCTCTTCTCGGACAGCGTGGACGCCATCGATCACGGACGCTTCGAACTCTGGGCGTCACCCATGTCCGGTTCTCCGACGGCCGGTGCCACCCACGGCCGGTTCGCCTCCATGACGGGTACGACCGCGGAGCTGAGCTCCCTGGTGTCAGGGCGTGACCCGGACGTCGTGGTGGCGCAGGTGCATTTCCAGCCGTCCGTGACCAGGGCCCTGAACGTCATGCAGGTCCCCGAACTGACCAGCCACCACATCGGGATCGGGACCTTTCCCCACCCTCGGGGAACAGAGCGGATCGACTGGCGCGACCTGGTCGTCTCCGCGGACGGCAGTCGCCTGCGCCTCGTGTGGGAGAGGACGGGGCAGGAGGTCCAGCCGCTCGTCCCGCACATGCTGAACCTCAGCTCGCAAGCCCCCAATCTCGCACGGCTGCTGCATGAGATCCGGTACTGCGGCACGGAGAAGGTCTGGCAGCCTTGGGAGTGGGAGGGTCTTGGTGACCTGCCCTTCCTGCCACGTGTGCGTCTGGGCCGGACCGTGCTCTCGCCGGCCACCTGGTTTCCGAGTCCGGCTCTGCGTGCCGCCGCCGCGTCGGACAGGACCTGGGAGCAGGAGTTGACCGACTGGTCCACCCGCCTCGGGGTGGACCGCGCGATCAGCGTCGTCAGCGACGATCGCGCCTACGACCTGGATCTGGACAACGCGCTGCACAGGGAGATGCTGCGCCGGGACGTGGCCAAGCAGAACGTGAGGATCTGCGAGCTGCCGCAGAGCGGCGGCAGAAGTTACGGCTGGCTGCAAGGCAGGGCCGCGGAGATCGTCGTACCGCTCAGGTCGGCTACGGCTCCGCCCGCACATCCGCCGGCGCGGTCCCTGGAAGCCTCGCGACGGCCGCGCCACAGGCCTGGAGGCGAGTGGGCATGCGTCGAGATGTACTGCATCCCTGAGGTGCACGAGGAGATCATCGCGCAGTACATCCCGAAGATCGTCGCGGATGTCTCCCGCGGGATCGACCGATGGTTCTTCGTGAGGTACAGCAACCCGGAGCACCATCTCAGACTGCGCCTGCACGGCTCTCCCGAGACTATGGCCCGGGACGTCTGGCCGATCCTGCTGCGGCACATGGCGTCCCTGACGGACATCGGCGTCATCGGTGACTTCCGTATCGCGACGTACGAACCAGAGGTCGAGCGATACGGCGGCCCTGAGGCCATCGACGCCGCCGAGCAGCTCTTCTGTCTCGACAGCCAGACCGCCATGAGCCAGCTGCGGTCCTTGCGGAAGAACCTGCCCGTCTCCCGCTCGACGCTTGTGGTGGCCAACTACGGACTGCTGCTGGACTCACTCGGCCCGTGGGACTGGCCCGCCTGGGCGGCCGAGCGCTTTCCGAGAGACGTCGACGGAAGCCTGAGCAGGACGGAACTGGCCGAGGTGCTCTCCATCCTGGTACCCGGACAGGTCGCTGAACGCCTTGAGGGGTACGCGCAGGTCCAGCAGCTGTCGTCCGCGTGGGGGAGCGCCGTGCCGAGTGACTTCGGGAAATTCGCCGTCAGCCGGCTGGAGGGCGCGGCCGACCGGGCCTTCGCAGAGATTCCCGTCATGAGTGCCATGCACATGCAGCACAACCGCCTGATCGGCATCGACAGGGCCGGCGAGATGAAGAGCCTGACGCTGCTCGGCCATGCCGCCCGCGCCCTGATCGGCCGGCGCGAGAACGTGGAGAAGTCCTGATGGTTCCCAAGCACTGCTCGGCAGCACGCCAGGTGGCCGACGACATCGCTCAGCGCCTCCAGGACGGGGAGCGGCTGGAGACAACCGTGGGAACCAGCCCGGACTGGCCGGATGTCGAGCCCAGGCTGACCCTGTCATCCATGGCGAGTGGTCTTCCGGGGACCTCGATCGTCTTCAGCAACCGTGCTGCCGCGTCATCCGGGAACGCGCTGGTCGCACATGATCACCTGCAGCGCTCCATACGGCTGCTCAAGGCCGACCCACGGCCCTCCATCGGACTGCACGGGCAGCTGACGGGGACCGCCTTCGCGGCGGCCATGGCGCAGCGAGGGGGGAGCGGGTACAGGAAGGCGCTGGACTCGTTCGATTCCCATGTAGCGCTGCACGCCGACGGGCTCTGCCGTGTGGTGGAACTGGACAGCCCGGGACCCATGGACCGCTACGACGCCATCGACGGGCTGGCCGGCGTCGGCCGGTATCTGCTCCTCAGGGGCGAAGGTTCCAGGCCGTCGCTGGAAGCGGTCCTGAGAGCACTGGTCGCACTGATGAGGCCCACATCCGTCGATGCGCAGAAGGTGCCCGCGTTCTGGTCGCTGAACGCACCCAACCGGCGCTACGACGCCCAGGAGGGCAAGAGGTTCGCGTCGGGCCACCTGAACCTGGGTGTCTCTCACGGTGTCGCAGGCCCACTGGCACTCTTCTCCCTGGCCTGGGAACAAGGATTCACCGTGCCGGGTCAGAAGGAAGCCATGGAGCAGCTCGGCGAGATCTTCACCCGGTTCGTCATCGAGGACGAGTACGGGCCTTTCTGGCCCAATTTCATCTCGCTGCCCGAATGGGCGCAGGGCCGGTGCACCACGGGCCGGGGGCGGACCGCCTGGTGCTACGGAGCGCCGGGAATCTCCCGGTCCATGCAGTTGGCCGGTGTGGCTCTGAGCCGGCCCGACTGGGTGGAGCTCGCCGAGAAGTCCGTCGAGGCGCTGCTCCACGTACCCCTCGACCGGTACGGAGCGACGCACCCGTCGCTCTGCCACGGATGGGCCGGCATCATGCACGTGTTGAAGTTCTTCACCCACGGTGACCAAGGGGGCCGGGTCGAGGTACTGATAGATGCGATCGCGGAGCGCGTCATCTCCTCGTACCGCCCTGGCTGCCCGGACTTCAACATCAACCTGGGGGGTGGTGAGGCCGGAGAGCCCGCAGGATTCCTGGAGGGCGCGGCCGGCGTCGTTCTCGCACTGGACGCCTACGCGGACGGGGGCGTCTACGTACCCTGGGACGCCGCTCTGCTGGTGAATTGAGCTGACGTGCTGAGCGACCCACAGGAATCGATTTCCGTCGGTGAACGCGATGTGCCCCTCGCGGAGTTCCTGCGCATGGCGGCCCGTTCTCTCGAAGGCGGCGTCCCCGAGGATTGTTCGAGTGAGCTGCGGGAGAAGATCAGACGCTTCCTCTCCGCAGGTGTCGCCGCCGTCGGCACGGATGCCCGTCCGTGGCTCGAATACCGGATCTCGTTCGGTCATGAGCGGCGTGCCGAGTTGTACGGGGAGTTGCGTGCCCTCGTTCGAGGCGTGACGGGCGAGGGCCTGGCGGGCCAGTTCTTCCACATGAACAAACCGCCCGGTGCGCGGCTGCGTTTCGAAGCTGATTCCCGTACCGTCGCCGATCTGCGGACCAGGCTGCTCGACAGCTTCACGGGGTGGCGCGAGCGTGGCCTGATCGACGGATTCCGGCATGCCGTCTACGAGCCGGAGTACAGCCTCTTCGGCGGGGTCGAGGCCATGCCCAGCGTGCACGCGCTGTTCACGCACGACTCGATGGTCTGGTTGGACTACTACGCGGCGGGCGCCGAGGCCGGCCATGCCTGGAAACTCTCCCTCCGCATGGTCAAGGAGCTGCTGCGGGGCCTGGAGATCGCGGACCTGGAAGATCTGGGTGTCTGGGACCGCCTGGTACGCGAGGCGGGCCGGGGCTTTCCCGGTGCGGCCCCCGAGGACTGGG includes:
- a CDS encoding lantibiotic dehydratase is translated as MTPRILFKAEDPILLRASAMAREDVEARLRAVDFSRIPEEAELGDYVLLLTADPVVREAIALSSHSLDRQIERLGSGAPLTRKELLRVAISATRYVLRISARPTPFGTLAGVTSVKVAEKAHAVMRPGGVKSVRFDAGWYESLVKEWLADPGIRRRTLVARNNLCYVRGERLVMPYTRTEMNSDQRKDAIAASREVSLKAGPVISWFHAHTRDAISYETLLEGAREAFPAAGADALEGALRRLVENEVLLTSLTPQIIDPEFIAGVAGVLGEGTEPSLRLTDAQNRLHAFEKAPVGAGSAEWRALLEATATAKGPGTSSPQVDLRLDADIALPRSVTDEIEEFATTLWRISPRKRTHAHMRAYHNAFVEKYGERGSVRLEELIHPHQGLGYPASYRNPRVSSKSLQGHPTGRSDDAGERARHLGQLCHAGLTSADKEVVLTEQDVRLLAVDSADRPPSSLELCFQLFSDSVDAIDHGRFELWASPMSGSPTAGATHGRFASMTGTTAELSSLVSGRDPDVVVAQVHFQPSVTRALNVMQVPELTSHHIGIGTFPHPRGTERIDWRDLVVSADGSRLRLVWERTGQEVQPLVPHMLNLSSQAPNLARLLHEIRYCGTEKVWQPWEWEGLGDLPFLPRVRLGRTVLSPATWFPSPALRAAAASDRTWEQELTDWSTRLGVDRAISVVSDDRAYDLDLDNALHREMLRRDVAKQNVRICELPQSGGRSYGWLQGRAAEIVVPLRSATAPPAHPPARSLEASRRPRHRPGGEWACVEMYCIPEVHEEIIAQYIPKIVADVSRGIDRWFFVRYSNPEHHLRLRLHGSPETMARDVWPILLRHMASLTDIGVIGDFRIATYEPEVERYGGPEAIDAAEQLFCLDSQTAMSQLRSLRKNLPVSRSTLVVANYGLLLDSLGPWDWPAWAAERFPRDVDGSLSRTELAEVLSILVPGQVAERLEGYAQVQQLSSAWGSAVPSDFGKFAVSRLEGAADRAFAEIPVMSAMHMQHNRLIGIDRAGEMKSLTLLGHAARALIGRRENVEKS
- a CDS encoding lanthionine synthetase C family protein, with product MVPKHCSAARQVADDIAQRLQDGERLETTVGTSPDWPDVEPRLTLSSMASGLPGTSIVFSNRAAASSGNALVAHDHLQRSIRLLKADPRPSIGLHGQLTGTAFAAAMAQRGGSGYRKALDSFDSHVALHADGLCRVVELDSPGPMDRYDAIDGLAGVGRYLLLRGEGSRPSLEAVLRALVALMRPTSVDAQKVPAFWSLNAPNRRYDAQEGKRFASGHLNLGVSHGVAGPLALFSLAWEQGFTVPGQKEAMEQLGEIFTRFVIEDEYGPFWPNFISLPEWAQGRCTTGRGRTAWCYGAPGISRSMQLAGVALSRPDWVELAEKSVEALLHVPLDRYGATHPSLCHGWAGIMHVLKFFTHGDQGGRVEVLIDAIAERVISSYRPGCPDFNINLGGGEAGEPAGFLEGAAGVVLALDAYADGGVYVPWDAALLVN
- a CDS encoding thiopeptide-type bacteriocin biosynthesis protein is translated as MLSDPQESISVGERDVPLAEFLRMAARSLEGGVPEDCSSELREKIRRFLSAGVAAVGTDARPWLEYRISFGHERRAELYGELRALVRGVTGEGLAGQFFHMNKPPGARLRFEADSRTVADLRTRLLDSFTGWRERGLIDGFRHAVYEPEYSLFGGVEAMPSVHALFTHDSMVWLDYYAAGAEAGHAWKLSLRMVKELLRGLEIADLEDLGVWDRLVREAGRGFPGAAPEDWERISGRIADAWQHAGHLELHAEIKGSQALALYEEQLPVICDRWREDCFHDADARTGRVAFATSAIVFHWNRGLLTPGWQIAVSEALRSRDRRIRG